Within Stella humosa, the genomic segment GTAGGCCAGCCGGCTGCCCTTGCGCGGGTCGCCTGCGTCGCCGGCTGGTGCCTCGGCGGCGGGCATCGCCGGCTCCGGCCCGTGCGCCGTCACCTTCCAGGTCACCGCCTCCACCGGCTCGTCGATCAGCGCCACGCCGAAGCGGCGGCGATAGAGCTCGGCGAAGCGCTCGGTCATGGACGGGAAGGCGCCGGCCAGGTCCTGGTCGGGCACCGGCACCTCGACCTCGTGGCCCTGGCCGCGGAAGCGCAGGTCGACGCGGCGGTCGATGGTGATATCCGCGGGCGCCAGCCCGGCATCGGCCAGGAAGGCCGCGGCGTCGGCCTCGAGCCGGCCCAGGATCTCGGCGAAGCGGGCGGGATCGAGGTCGGACAGGCGCACGGGCAGGGACCGCGCCACCTCGAAGGACAGCGGGCTCGCCAGCAGGCCCAGCGCCGACATCACGCCGGCACCGACCGGGAAGACGACGCGCGGAATGCGCAGCTTGCGCGCCACCCCCATGGCGTGGATCGGCCCGCCGCCGCCGAAGGCGACCATGGTCGCGCGCCTTGCGTCGAAGCCGCGCTCGACGGCATGGATGCGGAAGGCGCGCGCGATATCCTCGTTGATGATCTCGTGCACGCCCCAGGCCGTGCGCAGCACGTCGAGGCCGAGCGGCCCCCCGGCCGCGGCCAGGGCCGCTTCGGCTGCTGCCCGGTCGAGCGCCATGGCGCCGCCCAGGAAGAAATCGGGGTCGAGATAGCCCAGGATCAGGTTGGCGTCGGTCAGCGTCGCCTGGGTGCCGCCGCGGCCGTAGCAGGCGGGACCGGGATCGGCGCCGGCGCTGCGCGGGCCGACCGACAGCAGGCCGCGCTCGTCGATGCCGACCAGGCTGCCGCCGCCCGCGCCGATCTCGGTCATGTCGATGACCGGGATCTTCAGCGACAGGCCGCTGCCGCGCTTGTGCTCGTAGGTGCGCGCGACCTCCATCTCGTACTGGCGCATCGGCCGGCCGTCGCGCACGAGCGCGCCCTTGGCCGTCGTGCCGCCCAGGTCGAAGGAGAGAAGGTCGGCCACCCCCAGTTCGCGCCCGTGGCGGGCCGACATCAGCACGCCCGCGGCCGGGCCGGATTCCAGCATGCGCACGGGAAAGCGCCGGGCGGTGGCCGGCGTCACCACGCCGCCGCTCGACGACATCAGGAACAGGCGCCCGGCGAACCCCGCCGTGGCCAGGCCCGCCTCCAGCCGGCCCAGATAGCGGTCGAAGCCCGGCATCGTGTAGGCGTTGACCGTCGTCGTGGTCCAGCGCTCGAACTCGCGCATCGCCGGCAGCACGTCGGCGCTGGCCGACAGGTGCAGGCGCGGAAACTCCGCCTCGACCAGGGCGCGCGCCGCCCGCTCGTGCGCGTCGTTGGCGTAGGAATGGAGGAAGCACAGCGCCAGCGATTCGACGCCATAGCCATCGACCAGCTCGCGCACGGCCGCGATCAGGCCCGCCTCGTCGAGCGGCGTCTCGACGCTGCCGTCCCAGCGCATGCGCTCGCGCACCTCGCGCCGGAGCGCGCGGGGCACGACCGGCGGGGCGAAGCGGATGCGCAGGTCGAACAGGTCGTAGCGTTGCTCCAGCCCGATATCGAGCTGGTCGCGGAAGCCCTCGGTCACGATCATGCCGGTGCGCGCACCGCGCCGCTCGATGACGGCATTGGTCACGAGCGTGGTGCCATGCACGATCTCGCCGATGTCGGCGGCGGTGATGCCGGCCGCGGCGGCCAGGGTCGCCACCCCCTCCAGCACCGCGCGCGACGGGTCGTCGGGCGTCGTGAGCTGCTTGTGCAGGCTGAGGCCCGCCCCCGTTACGCCCGTCAGCGCGAAGTCGGTGAAGGTGCCGCCGATATCGACGCCGATCCGGATCATGCCAAGCCTGGGTTGGGGAAGGGAAAGCCGTAGGGCTGTTAGCGCAATCTTGCGATGCGGAATCCCGCTTGGCAAGGCACGGGTTCTGCATGAGAGTGCCGCGTTCCCCAAGGGCCGCGCCTGCATTCCGCCGGGCGCCCGCCGGGGGCTGCGGGGGTCCACCATGCGTTTCCTGTCGGTCGCCGCCATGCTGGCGGTCGGGCTCGTCGGCGGTCAGGCCGCCGCCCAGCAGGTGATCAAGATCGGCGTCGTCGGGCCGCTTACGGGCGCCTTCGCCGCCGTCGGCCAGAGCCAGCTTACGGGCGCGGAATTGCGCGCCAAGGAGATCAACGCGGCGGGCGGCAAGTACCGCATCGAGCTGGTCTCCGAGGATGACGGCAGCAACTGCGACCAGTCGGTCAACGCCACGGTCAAGCTGATCACCAAGGACAATGTGGTGGCGGTGCTGGGGGCGATGAACAGCCCCTGCGCGCTGGCCATGGTGCCGATCACCAAGCGCTACCGCACGCCGCAGTTCACGGCCGGCGTCGGCACGTCGATCACCAAGCAGGGCTCCGACTACGTCTTCCGGATCGCCGTCGGCGCCACCGCCCAGACCAAGGAACTGGCGGGTTTCGCGGTCGAGAAGCTGGGCCAGACCAAGATCGCGGTGCTCTATTCCGACGACGAGTACGGCGCATCCATGGCCAACGGCTTCAAGGAGGCGCTGGCCGCCCGCAACCTCCAGCCGGCCGCCTTCGAGAGCTTCCCGCGCGCCGACCAGGACTTCACCGGCCAGCTCAGCCGGGTGAAGGCGTCGGGCGCGACGGGCCTCTACACCATCGGCGCCTACACGGCGTCCGCGCTGATCGCCAAGCAGGCCAAGCAGCTTGGCCTGTCGCTCCAGCTCCTGGGCGACACCGGCAACGCCTCGCCCAAGTATATCGAGCTGGGCGGCGACGCGGTCGAGGGCGCGGTGCTGGTGGAGCCCTTCACCCCGGCCGACCCGGACCCGACCTTGCAGGCCTTCGGCAAGCGCTATCGCGAGCAGTATGGCCGCGACGCCGACGGCTGGGTGGCGGAGCTCTACGACACGGTCGAGATCATCCACCAGGCCGTCCAGAAGACCGGCAAGATCGACCGCCAGGCGGTACGCGACTATGCCGCCAACCTGAAGGCCGGCGGCAACAGCTTCAGCGGCATCCTCGGCAACTGGTCGTTCGACCAGACGGGCGAGGTGTCGTTCGCGCTCTACAAGGTGCAGGTCAAGGGCGGGGCCAAGGTCATCCTGGCGCGCTGAACCGCAAGCCCACCCGAGCACGGGAACCCGCCCGCCCCCGCAGCCCGGGGGCGGGCGATCGACCGTCATGGACATCCAGACCCTAGCCCAGCTCGTCCTGTCGGGCCTCACCATCGGCTGCGTCTACAGCCTGGTCGGGCTCGGCTTCGCGCTGACGCTGCGCGCGACCGAGCTCATCAACTTCGCCCAGGGCGAGATGGTGATGCTGGGCGGCTTCCTCGGCCTCAGCCTGCTGCTCTTCACCGGTCTGCCCTATGCCGTCGTCTTCCTGCTGGTGCTGCTGGCGACGGGGCTCGTCGGCGTGCTGCTGGAGCGCACGATCCTGCGGCCGATCCTCGACCGGCGGGCGCCGCTGCTGAACCTGCTGATCGCCACGCTGGGCCTGTCGATCGCCATGCAGGCGGTCGCCATCATCATCTGGGGCCGCGAGCCGATCGCCT encodes:
- a CDS encoding hydantoinase/oxoprolinase family protein, translating into MIRIGVDIGGTFTDFALTGVTGAGLSLHKQLTTPDDPSRAVLEGVATLAAAAGITAADIGEIVHGTTLVTNAVIERRGARTGMIVTEGFRDQLDIGLEQRYDLFDLRIRFAPPVVPRALRREVRERMRWDGSVETPLDEAGLIAAVRELVDGYGVESLALCFLHSYANDAHERAARALVEAEFPRLHLSASADVLPAMREFERWTTTTVNAYTMPGFDRYLGRLEAGLATAGFAGRLFLMSSSGGVVTPATARRFPVRMLESGPAAGVLMSARHGRELGVADLLSFDLGGTTAKGALVRDGRPMRQYEMEVARTYEHKRGSGLSLKIPVIDMTEIGAGGGSLVGIDERGLLSVGPRSAGADPGPACYGRGGTQATLTDANLILGYLDPDFFLGGAMALDRAAAEAALAAAGGPLGLDVLRTAWGVHEIINEDIARAFRIHAVERGFDARRATMVAFGGGGPIHAMGVARKLRIPRVVFPVGAGVMSALGLLASPLSFEVARSLPVRLSDLDPARFAEILGRLEADAAAFLADAGLAPADITIDRRVDLRFRGQGHEVEVPVPDQDLAGAFPSMTERFAELYRRRFGVALIDEPVEAVTWKVTAHGPEPAMPAAEAPAGDAGDPRKGSRLAYMPEEAGFVAVPTWDRYRLRPGDRIAGPALIEERESTVLLRPGDVVTVDARMNLVAEIGGDSQP
- a CDS encoding ABC transporter substrate-binding protein, giving the protein MRFLSVAAMLAVGLVGGQAAAQQVIKIGVVGPLTGAFAAVGQSQLTGAELRAKEINAAGGKYRIELVSEDDGSNCDQSVNATVKLITKDNVVAVLGAMNSPCALAMVPITKRYRTPQFTAGVGTSITKQGSDYVFRIAVGATAQTKELAGFAVEKLGQTKIAVLYSDDEYGASMANGFKEALAARNLQPAAFESFPRADQDFTGQLSRVKASGATGLYTIGAYTASALIAKQAKQLGLSLQLLGDTGNASPKYIELGGDAVEGAVLVEPFTPADPDPTLQAFGKRYREQYGRDADGWVAELYDTVEIIHQAVQKTGKIDRQAVRDYAANLKAGGNSFSGILGNWSFDQTGEVSFALYKVQVKGGAKVILAR